The following proteins are encoded in a genomic region of Xenopus laevis strain J_2021 chromosome 3L, Xenopus_laevis_v10.1, whole genome shotgun sequence:
- the bcap29.L gene encoding B cell receptor-associated protein 29 L homeolog, with translation MTFQWTAVASFLYGEVAVLLIFCIPFISPLRWRKIFRFKLWSKVSPYWNKAFLSIIVVLIVLFLDAAREVRKYSASQLTDKNAKLYPSSYDHIHMKLFRSQRNLYISGFSLFFWLVLRRLVSLIMQLASEIEGNTAIQTQVENANETAKKYMEDNEQLKKTINRAKMDEGKWALKADNEKLKTEVEHLKVEVQRMTDALSKSQKDASALKKQCDGLTREYDHLLREHDKLQNATDGIQNKKEE, from the exons ATGACATTTCAGTGGACAGCCGTTGCAAGTTTTCTGTATGGGGAAGTAGCTGTACTTCTAATATTCTGCATCCCATTTATTTCTCCCCTGAG ATGGAGAAAGATATTCAGATTTAAGCTGTGGAGCAAAGTGTCACCCTATTGGAACAAAGCTTTTCTTTCAATTATAGTTGTGCTGATTGTTCTGTTTCTCG ATGCCGCAAGAGAAGTGAGGAAGTATTCTGCAAGTCAGCTGACAGATAAAAATGCAAAGCTGTATCCTAGTTCCTATGATCACATCCACATGAAACTTTTCAGATCTCAAAGGAATCTTTACATCTCAggattctctttatttttttggct TGTGTTACGTAGGCTGGTTTCCCTAATTATGCAACTGGCATCAGAGATTGAAGGTAACACTGCTATTCAAACCCAAGTAGAAAATGCCAATGAAACTGCCAAAAAATACATGGAAGATAATGAGCAATTGAAAAAG ACAATAAATAGAGCTAAGATGGATGAAGGCAAGTGGGCACTGAAAGCAGATAATGAGAAATTAAAGACTGAAGTTGAACACCTTAAAGTAGAGGTACAAAGAATGACAGACG CCCTCTCCAAATCTCAAAAAGATGCAAGTGCCCTGAAAAAACAGTGTGACGGACTTACTAGAGAATATGATCATCTTCTAAGAGAGCATGACAAGCTACAG aaTGCAACAGATGGAATACAAAATAAGAAGGAAGAGTAA